Genomic segment of Mytilus edulis chromosome 12, xbMytEdul2.2, whole genome shotgun sequence:
agccaaagaagccagCAGCCAAGTCACCAGCAAAAAAGAAGGCAGCCAAACCAAAAGCCAagaagacaccaaagaagaagtaaactgTTCCAGACTTCAGTCTGCAGAGGCTATTCAGCCACCaaaagcccttttaagggctacccaatttattcaaaaagaatctacaattgttgtacattagttatcaaactaaatctagctgagccctacccttttctttacttttctctgaactttgcactggtctgtgaaatattttttggggtcattgtttgttttatttcactccTTATGACTATACTATTTCTAACACCTAAGTATGCAGCtgttttttggatattttttgtGTAGTTAGGCACCATTAAAGTTATATCAGTGTATTTTCACGCACTTATTTGAACTGAACAGAACTTTTTCTATTCAGTTTTCGTTAGAGTGACAATCTACGAAAATAGGAAGTCATGCTAGGGTTTTATTGTGctcttttttttagggggaaggGGGTCAAAATCACACAGCTAACCTTCAACCGAAAAATCATTTTTGCCATTATGTGAGTTTTTCCATTCCTCTCTTCTTCTTCGTGTTCAACTTGACTGACattttttgttggactttttctacacgtaagcaaagtcaaaggttggctctctatttcatatcaactagtcaatggggaggtaactctaaaattaaactcagtactttttttcagtactatataaataaactgttaaaatgtacacaatacaaaagatgtataacgtatcgtaaaaatcagattagtagcaaatgaatgcagtgacgtttgtctgttatttgtttatttgtttatttattatttgtcaaaattactacaataatattgtgtattaaaagttaGAAGGAAACTCTAAAGTACGGAGGTTTTTGTTCAACATTTAACAGTtctgcaattattttgtcattttattacctGCGATTTATTAGGCAAATTTCACTATTCTCTACCTTTCGAATTTCACCTTTGTTTTActcgtgtataaaataaatgcacctacttgtttctatgtttctttcaaatggttgtcctgtgttttttctcttcttttttctctctgttatttAGTGTGTGACGACTTGACTGTATCTTTGCTATGTCGTTTTAAGCTGTCCACAGCGCGCGAGGTGAATAAACCCGAAACAATACAGTGACGTCACATGTGACTACTGTGATGAACAAAAAcaaggatggatggacggacagtggtacaaaaagtaagaaaaagtaTATATTTCTCTGATAACAGGTATCGCGTGAATTGTAGGTTCACGGTATAGGTTTTTTCTCTCTCATTTTTAAAGATCATATAtacagttgtctataattgcttacatccacttcatttgaactatggtggatatttgtctcattggcaatcataccacatctccttattttcatattgaaatgacaGCAACTTAACGACACACACAAACATAGCCTACTAGTATATACGTACATGGGAGACTGAGAAAATCTGTGCTTATtggaaaatgataaaaaagaaaaagaatcttTAAGGTATGCTATGACTAAGCTTAAAATAAAGGTAGATAGGgagtaggaaacacacatattcttttttatttggccttaatgaAGAAGAAAACCACACACACAGCATATTAGATCTTGTACTAACAGCCATTAAACGCTATGCTAATATGTCTTCAAAAGAGAACCCTAttatatatccccccttttttctccggattttgtttttttttggaaaaaagggggaggggctggCGGTTTAGTTAAATACAGTGGAAAAAAGTTTTGCCCAAAGTCCAATGGTTCACACTGATGTGTTTTTTGTCCTTCTGTCTCTTTTTAATCGTCCGTGTCACGGGATGCTGCTTCACCCTTTACCGGTTCTGGGTTCActtgcacatatatatatagcttatataGGTATAATGCATATGTATAGCCAGAGGTCTTCACTGTGACACACATTCCCCTCTTTGAGGGGAAATAAATGAACTTTTGTAATTGTCAATTAAGATACAAATGATATGTACCACTTTCgaattataaaactacaaaaatcttcgtgttttgtttttgtttgtatcgaAACTTTCAGGCGGCCAAGCCACTTTGAGCTCAGATCATCGGTTCttgataatacaattaattaaatatattttgttggaAAATATGGTATATTCTATAAGACATATTCGAGTTTTTGACTTGAAAGTGCGCAAATTGTACATGCAAATGGAAATAAACGCGAAGACGCATCATACAGAACAGTTGTTCAGTGCCTGAGATCCACTGAAAACAAAGTCGCTCTCTGAAAAGTTCCCAAcgctaaattaaataaaaagatgtttcaaattcgTATTCTAGATATTGGGTTTGTTCATTCGAATATTTAATGTTTGCGAAATTTCGCTCgggttgaataaaaatgttatttgaagttttagtaaaaatctgCAATTAAACAATGGCGCGTGAACATTTTGTGTGTTTCCCTCTAgctggaaacaaacttattacgaggaggaacatgcttccagtgaataaaaacggaaagaaacctaaagagaaatgatttttcttccgctgtacaattttacgacgatagaatatttgtgtaatgagaaaaactcgtaaattttctgtcaacatACCTGCGAAGACAATTCAGTCGGTTCTACTTTAACTATTAATATCTTTTTACTGTGTACATCGAAAAATACACAGTTTATCTAACATGCAAGATTAATGACTGTTGAGCAATTTGGTatgctatatgtgaatgtttttgatagaattatactataaattatcataaaagtcttcgaagaagcacataatcattttaccgagatcgcgtaatggattttacaagttatttttaagggtgtcttcgtcgaggtccgcgttcgtctgttataaataaacgaggcctggaatggcgttattttcaaatcgttattcgtagtataaacttcgtaaaggataatattttgaatcattcaaaatggcAGACGCAACAGCAGCACCAGCAGTAGCACCAGCTAAATCACCAAAGAAAAAGGcagcagccaagccaaagaagccttCCGCACATCCTAAATACAGCGAGATGATTGGAAAAGCCATCGCCGCTTTGAAAGAACGTGGAGGTTCCTCAAGGCAAGCAATTCTGAAGTACATCATGGCCAACTTCAACGTCGGAAAAGATGCCAAGTCAGTAAATGCTCATTTAAAACTTGCACTCAGAGCCGGAGTTAAGAACAACAGTTTGAAGCAGTCCAAGGGAACTGGAGCATCCGGATCTTTCAGAATTGGAGAGGCCAAAGTAGTTAAAAAGAAGCCAGCAAAGGCAAAGAAGGCAGCCAAACCTAAGGCCGCCAAGCCTAAGAAGGCAAAGAGTACACCCAAGAAGAAGAAgccagcagcaaagaaaccagctggagagaaAAAGGCGGCCAAACCAAAAGCAaaaaaaccagcagcaaagaaagcagccaagccaaagaagccagCAGCCAAGTCACCAGCCAAAAAGAAGGCAGCCAAACCAAAAGCCAagaagacaccaaagaagaagtaaactgTTCCAGACTTCAGTCTGCAGAGGCTATTCAGCCACCaaaagcccttttaagggctacccaatttattcaaaaagaatctacaattgttgtacattagttatcaaactaaatctagctgagccctacccttttctttacttttctctgaactttgcactggtctctgaaatatttttttgagtcaaattatttccattgtttgttttattttactccTTATGACTATACTATTTCTAACACCTAAGTATGCAGCtgttttttggatattttttgtGTAGTTAGGCACTATTAAAGTTATATCAGTGTATTTTCATGCACTTGTTAGAACTGAATAAAACTTTTTCTAATCAGTTTTCGTTAGAATGACAATCTACGCAAATAGGAAGTCATGCTAGGGTTTTATTGTGCTCTTTTTTTAGGGGGAAGGGGGTCAAAATCACACAGCTAACCTTCAaccgaaaaatcatttttgtcattatatgagtttttccatttctctcttcttcttcgtgttcaacttgactgacatttttagttggactttttctacacgtaagcaaagtcaaaggttggctctctatttcatatcaactagtcaatggggaggtaactctaaaattaaactcagtactttttttcagtactatataaataaactgttaaaatgtacaCAATACAAAAGATGTATAACGTATCGTCAAAATCAGATTAGTAGCAAATGAATGCAGTGACGTttgtctgttatttatttatttttttatttattatttgtcaaaattactacaataatattgtgtattaaaagttaGAAGGAAACTCTATAGTACGGAGGTTTTTGTTCAACATTTAACAGTtctgcaattattttgtcattttattacctgcgatttattatgcaaatttcacTATTCTCTACCTTTCGAATTTCACCTTTGTTTTACTCGTGTATACAATAAATGCAcctacttgtttctatgtttctttcaaatggttgtcctgtgttttttctcttcttttttctctctgCTATTTAGTGTGTGACGACTCGACTGTATCTTTGCTATGTCGTTTTAATCTGTCGACAGCACGCGAGGTGAATAAACACGAAACAATACAGTGACGTCACATGTGACTACTGTGATGAACAAAAAcaaggatggatggacggacagtggtacaaaaagtaagaaaaagttaTTTCTCTGATAACAGGTATCGCGTGAATTGTAGGTTCACGGTATAGGTTTTTCTCTCTCATTTTTGAAGATCATCTCtacagttgtctataattgcttacatccacttcatttgaactatggtggatagttgtctcattggcaatcataccacatctccttattttcatattgaaatgacaGCAACTTAACGACACACACAAACGTAGCCTACTAGTATATACATACATGGGAGACTGAGAAAATCTGTGCTGAttggaaaatgataaaaaaaaaaaaacaacacttaagGTATGCTATGACTAAACTTAAAATATAAGGTAGATAGGGAGTAGGAAACACGCATATTAGATCTTGTACTAACATCCATTAAACGCTATGCTAATATGTCTTCAAAAGAGAACCcttatttattactttattttaatttattttttcttcttttcaatctttgtttttgattctttttacattaaatctgcTTATCACTGTTGCAAtagttaacaaatattttttgtccaaatacatttcattgaaaatgtatccccccttttttctccggattttttttttaaaaaggggggctGGTTAAATACGGTGGGAAAATGTTTTGCCCAAAGTCCAATGGTTCACACTGATGTGTTTTTGTGCTTCTGTCTCTTTTTAATAGTCCGTCTGAATGCTGCTTCATCCCGTTTACCGGTTCTGGTTTCCGACTTGCATAGCTTATAACTTATACATCCTATGATATAAAACtgatgattgccaatcagacagcTCTCAtgaagagaccaaaatgacacagtttAGGTCATCGcactgccttcaacaatgtgcaaagcccataccacataggtCAAATAATAAAGGCCTAGAAATGAACATGTGAtaaaattcaaatgagaaaaacaaacgatctaatttaaattaaagaaaatgaacgaaaaaacaaatatgtaacacataaacaaacaacaaccactgaattctgttttcttatttttttgttaatggtATGgtcctgggaacagtatatctaacggGAAATGAATCTGATAGGCTTTTCTTTTCagtataaaattaatgaaaactaCAGGCCAGTCTCATTGACATCAGTACCATGTAAACTTCTTGAGCACATCATATGCCGTCATATACTCAAACATCTGGAAAAGCATAATGTATTAACATCACTAAACCACGGCTTTAGATCTGGATATTCCTGTGAGACCCAACTTGCCATTACAATCCATGATATGCTACAATCCTACGATAAAGGAAACCAAGTAGATATTGCGATTCTGGATTTTTCAAAAGCGTTCGACACAGTACCTCATGATAGACTCTTGCACAAAATAGACCAATATGGAATTAGAGGAAATATCCACAAATGGCTAACTTCATTCCTAACCGAAAGAAAAATGCGAGTACAACTTGATGGAGAAAACTCGAGCAATGCTTCAGTTGAATCCGGAGTCCCCCAAGGAACGGTACTAGGACCCATCCTCTTCCTGTGTCATATAAATGATCTCCCAGATGCAGTAAACTCATCAGTACGACTATTTGCAGACGACTGTTTGCTCTACCGggaaatcaaaaaccaaaatgaccaTAACAAACTACAAGAGGATCTCAAATCACTAGAAAAATGGACCGACGACTGGGGTATGCGCTTCAACGCCAAAAAATGTTATATGCTCAGCCTGAAAAGTAAAAGTCAGCGTTTTTACAACCTTAACAACCACACGCTTGAACAAGTGTCATCCAACCCATACCTAGGACTACAAATACAAGAAGATCTTAAATGGGaagaacaaataacaaatacGTGTAACAAAGCCAGTTCTACCCTAGGCTTCCTTAGAAGGAACCTACAACACTGTCCTATGGAATGCCGTAAAACTGCATATATAGCTCTCATACGATCAATAATGGAGTATGGATCAATTATTTGGGACCCATATACCCAAAAAGACATCGACAAACTAGAATCCATACAAAAGAGAGGTGCTAGATTCATTACCAAAGACTACAAATCAAGAGAGGAAGGATGTATGACAAAAATGCTAAAAGAACTTCAGCTCCCGTCATTACAATCAAGACGCCAACAACAACGACTGATCTTCTTTTTCAAAGTGGTTGAGGGGAAGATACCAGCGCTTCCTCCCGACGATTTAATCCAATTTCATAGACCAAAGAGACAAATCAAAGCAACAACATATAATAACTTTGTAACAAAAAACATTATAGACCACCAAGTCCGTAACAACAAACGTGCGGTCATAGTTCCAACTAGTAAGACAGAACAGTACAAGAACTCTATTTTTGTGCGCACTGCAATAAACTGGAACCATCTGGAAGACTCAGTAGTGTGCGCCACTACTGCCGAGGAGTTTAAATCAGCACTCCTCAGCAAGCGCGACTAATTGTGCGCAGACCAACCCGTCACATAATAGCCGAAAGGAATCTGTGACGTACCCATCCTAATTACAGAAGTGggaaatacagatacagatacagaatcTCGTACTCCCCAAGACTTCCGAAATTTATAGATTTGGTAGCGTCTGACTGAAAAATATCGGAACTGCTCAATAAATTAACCACATAACTctaatcataaataaatacaatcaatatatatgttcctgtgtGGTCTATGTCGCCGATGTggcatttttaaaacaacatcaATCATTAGTATAGGCCGAGTTTGTAATGGGCCGAGATTGAGGGGGGGCTAGAGGGGGTCTCATCCCGATTTCCCGGTTTTAATATCagaaaatcccgaaatcccggacatattttgttaaaaatcccGATCCCGATAAACAAGAAAtcaccatttatttattaaagaggTCCTCCACTATTTTAGGTAACGAATAGACACATCTGACACATCTTTTAAAGGAGGCCGTCCTGgtaaactttgaaaattaaaccCTCTGAATAATGTTGTTCTTAATTATTTGCTTTCCTGAATTTGTGCATTTTGAACAATATATTCAGTACGTACATTTTAAACACGTCAAGTTGgggtatttgttttcttcaaaattgtagaatgtcataaatatttttatatgatattcgATTATAGAGAAGACTGTGTCTATGAAATTATCTGTGTAGTAAGGCCAAGAAAAAATACAGGTGTTTCAGGTAACATCCCCTAAAAAATTAGGATAGGTAGGaaagcaaaattttttttttttcaaacgtttttgACTGGttcatatggaaaaaaaaatctgactttaTAAGTGCTTGTCCACATAACATCCAAAAAACTTTAGTTGTAGAGTTAGATTATAGGTACTTAAAATTGGGGTAGATATATTTAAGGGTACCGGAAACACATGTGTTTTCTTTTAGGTCTTACATAATCTTACTCTTATTGAAAATATCCAAAGCAAGTCTAACTTTTGGGAAGGGTTGTAAAGAGGCGTTATGTTCACGGacaaacgcgaaataaaattcaaatttcacgatgaacgaaaaataaaaaaattgcttGCACGTTGCCGTTTTTACCAATTTCACAGTGAAGCACGAACTGTTTTCACGGgaggttgaaattaaaaatggcaaaacacgttgcacgaaaaaaaaacctttaccaccctctttggGTATACTGATCCTCTAAATCAGAGCGACACTAATACCAAGGAGATTAGACATTTATCATGAATTTTGGTTAGCATTTCATTCACGTACAGTGGATATAAAATatatggcactggctacggttactttaaaacaagaatgtgtccaaagtacacggatgccccacttgcattaTCATTTACCAttttcaatggaccgtgaaattgggtaaaaaatctaatttggccttaaaggtaaaaagatcaaccaatagggaacatatgtactaagtttcaagttgattggacttgaacttcattaaaaactaccttgaccaaaaactttaacctgaaactcgcacttccattttctatgatcagtggaccatgaaaatggggtcaaaagtctaatttcgttttaaaataagaaagatcatatcataaggaacatgtgtactaagtttcaagttgattggacttcagcttcatcaaaaactaccttgaccaaaaactttaaccggaagCGGGACAGctggacgaacgaacggacggatggacggatgaacggacgcacagaccagaaaacataatgcccctctactatcgtaggtggggcataaacacGAGCAGAAAATAACAATAAGATCTGGATCTACTCTGTTTCTAGATGCGATTCGGATTGAAGTATTATGAAAATGGCACTTTTATCTGTCCAAGGTAGTTTTTTGTCAATCCCGttatatttcaacataaaaatcccGATTTCCCATGGCTAAAAACGTGGGTTTCCCGTATCCCGATGTTTTTCTATCCCGAATTCCCGATCTTTAAAAAAAGCAATCCCAATTTCCCGTTGCTAAAATCGGTCAATCCCGGCGTCCCGAAAATGGTCTCGCCCCCCCTCGAGATTGTCAAGGGCCGAGTTATGGTAATTATTTGTATATACCCGGTTAACATAAAGTACTTGATGAAATCCACAATAAATCACGAAGTTAGGATGTGATTGAGCCCTTGTATatagagggccctcatggggtttttgattatgtgattacttggccgttttttttaatgattatttgattattaagccaaatatttcatgattatttgattacctaggactgtatttttagtttatgattatttgattactaaagataagcaaatatttaatgattatgtgattatattggcaaaaaaatggtgattatgtgattactaggacccccccatgaggggcctctatATAGCAACATCGATGTAACACCGTATGGAGGTGCGCCTGAGAGAGGCGGAATCTACAGATTAAGTAACATGTAAAACGCCTGTAATCATCGGACATGCTTCCTTCCCCATACCAGGCGTTACCATTCCAATATTTTGATTACAGAttatctttttcttatttttggtaAGCAGTCAATCACATCTGAAATACAAAGTCTAGAATGTTAGACAAACATCCACACACCCACACGCACTTATTAACACACAAACTAAATTACTATGGGATACAGTGGAAAACAAATGCATGGATACAGGCAAGGGCGTTAGAAAGAAACGATGCTCAAGCAACAACTACAGAGCGAGACCCTTTTATACAGAAAAATAGTTTTTATtccggttttcggtcataggacggttaaaagaggtgCTATATGTAGTAGGAACTTATAACAAAATTATGATtgtataaggcagcaaccatttgattttctggggggggctatggtttttttttctgtacaaactttttttttcgcctgcggcgaaaaacaatctatttttttcgcgacaagtcgaaaacaatttttttctttcaattttagcattacatatagtggcagttgggggtgaaacaaacaaattttttttctcagaatcaaaaacaaattatttttttctccaaaaactggaaacaaacttttttttccaaaaaaaaccatagcccccccccagaaaatcaaatggttgctgcctaactataaatcttctgaatagagtaatatTACTTAAACAACAcatgatacagaatttactcaaaatcgttaaaatTCTGATCTTTgggtctaggcagaaacaaacttctctattactttgtcaatattcacactgaaataccgatgaacatgatgaatatgcagtaatgctagtaacTGCACGTTGTTGTTTATTGTTGGTTGTACGTTTGTTTTCAACATACCTATAGTCGcagtcagctgaaattcgtagcggttattgGTAAAAAATTTCTAAACTACCAACCGCGTTCACTGGAGATATAGTTTTTCTCATTCCATTaaaaaatcgcaaaaataaaaaccactactgacctaaaaaaaaaaggaccttcatcagaggcagaataaTGTCAAAATGTTACcgtaaaatgtcaaaaagtttactgtaTTAAACATGtacattagctaaatatagataactGTAACCATGGGAAATCCCACTGGGATTTTTGCCTGAAAGGATAACTGAACCTGTTTAGATATCAACCAGATATATATTCGTCCACTGGATAACATGTTGATCCGCCAGTTAACTCTGAACCGCTGGTGAACTCTGAACTGCCGGATTACTCAATGGGCAGTTAATctgaaccgccggttaactcaacggGCTGTTAATCTGAAACTCAAACGCCGGTTTACTaaaccgccggttaccatatctatataaatagggtgcaaacattaatccaccaatCTGCATCTGATAAAGGTCCTttttggaccgaaaccggtcaggctgtaaaacatcaccaggcgctgttaattatgtgtattggtatacatgtatatatatttttatgcttttaccttttttctcactgatacacatagttaatatggcttctactaacaaAAGCTCCATTTGGAGTTATTGTGTTTAGAGACTAGTTATGACAGTACACTTTTCCTATATTGCCAAAAGAAAGATAATTAATTTATACCCAATAACCATTTTGGCAGGCattttagttatgatttttcACACACAGCGATTAAAAAGTAAACCAAAGGTACTAAAAATAGGAGACAACAAAAGTTACACAGctaaacacaaaatataaaaacatattctaaagcttttatataacatgtataacttgtGATAGTACATGTAGGCAACCTTTGTTGATTGGTTGtagcacatacatgtacatttgcaTGGGTTGTCATTGAAACACTATTACTGAAAAGACGACAAAAGTTACACAGCTAAAcacaaaatatacatgatattaaaacatatatatatattctaaaacTTTTATATAACTTGTGAAAATAAGTAGGCAACCCTTTTTGTTGATCGGTTGTTGAATGTGCATTTCACTAAAAATCTCCTTGTAGATACTGTTATAGTATTAAGAATCCAATCCCACAAAACATAGAGAATACAGAATAAAACAGTGCTAAAAATAGAGAATACAGAATAAAACAGTGCTAAAAATAGAGAATACAGAATAAAACTGCTAAAAATAGAGAATACAGAATAAAACTGCTAAAAATAGAGAATACAGaataaaactgcaaaaaaaagaGAATACAGAATGAAGCAGTGCTAAAATAGAGAATACAGAATAAAACAGTGCTAAAATAGAGAATAAAACAGTGCTAAAAATagagaatacaaaataaaacagtgCAAAATATAAACTACAGAATAAAactgctaaaaatagaagatacagAATAAAACAGTGCTAAAATAGAGAATACAGAATAAAACAATGCTAAAAATAGAGAATACAGATTAAAACAGTGCTAAAATAGAGAATACAGAATAAAATAGTGCTAAAATAGAGAATACAGAATAAATCAGTGCAAAAAATAGAGAATACAGAATAAAACAGTGCTAAAATAGAGAATACAGAATAAAACAGTGCTAAAATAGAGAATACAGAATAAATCAGTGCAAAAAATAGAGAATACAGAATAAAACAGTGCTAAAATAGAGAATACAGAATAAAACAGTGCTAAAATAGAGAATACAGAATAAAACAGTGctaaaatgtatcaaaaataataaatggaTAAGGAAAACAtattccatctgatgagttaagcctttttcaactgatttttatagtttgttcttatgttgtactgttataccacagtcccaggttaggggagggttgggatcccgctaacattgtTGAACTGGCCTCATTATCTATGTacatgaatgtgcctgtcccaagtcaggagcctgtaattcagtggttgtcgtttgtttaagtgtaacatatatttgtttttcgttcatttttttatataaataaggccgttagttttctcgtttgaagttttacattgtcttatcggggcctgttataactgactatgcggtatgggctttgctcattgttgaaggccgtacgctgacctatagctgttaatgtttgtttcattttggtcttttgtggatagttgtctcattggcaatcataccacatcttcttttttatatagataactTATCATGATTAAAAGTATGCTAAGTAATgatgaaaattttatttaattttcagctGAGACAATAATAAGATGCCAGATTCAATTCAGAAATGTTGGGATGGATTAAAGAAAAAGGTATCAAGTATAGAATTatggttaatataaaaataattaaaattgtccAAATTACGTTCTTTGTCTGGCCTGCGACGAAAGTCTCAATGCGAGACATAGGGATTTCTTTTCCAACAACTgtgtaaaatattattaaagtTTTGAGATTAGGACAGTTTCTCAGAAACTGTTTATGGTAGGCCACTGATATTTGGTCTATGGTTTTATATGGTAGGTATACATGTCAAACACCTTTCACCAGACATTAACATCATTTCTTGGTTCACTGAACAGATGAACTTTTTGAGACAAATTCTGTTTCTCAGTAACATGTAGTAAGTTACTTTACGTGACTTTTTTGCATtaagatactataagcagtatataatctataatatgtgtatgtaattatttaaaaaggcAAGACATTCCATTGTATTTACTCTTTAAGTTGTTTTgaatattaataatttaaaacCACGGTTTTTATCTAACGTTGTCAAAGGTTGAAATTTTTGCCATTTTAGATAGataatatacgtatagtgtcttgaaatatgaaatttatttgtatgaggcttagaaacgggaaaatgcgaggttctaccgagccgaatacaaataaatttcatatttcaagacactatacgtatattgtctaattataaacatatctatctaaaatggcaaaatgaaaaaaatatatataacaaaaattgttaaaaaacagtgtttggaatttccctcttgaggtaccattttggggta
This window contains:
- the LOC139497890 gene encoding histone H1-delta-like, which codes for MADATAAPAVAPAKSPKKKAAAKPKKPSAHPKYSEMIGKAIAALKERGGSSRQAILKYIMANFNVGKDAKSVNAHLKLALRAGVKNNSLKQSKGTGASGSFRIGEAKVVKKKPAKAKKAAKPKAAKPKKAKSTPKKKKPAAKKPAGEKKAAKPKAKKPAAKKAAKPKKPAAKSPAKKKAAKPKAKKTPKKK